One part of the Glycine soja cultivar W05 chromosome 11, ASM419377v2, whole genome shotgun sequence genome encodes these proteins:
- the LOC114374650 gene encoding uncharacterized protein LOC114374650 has translation MATCFAPFSVSVGGSHELWSTKRVGPKLSVQRRSSLVIKRNHTSSICAEYRDNRGGGGGDFVAGFLLGGAVFGTLAYIFAPQIRRSLLNEDEYGFRKAKRPIYYDEGLERTRQTLNEKIGQLNSAIDNVSSRLRGGNNVPAAKIESDPEVEATM, from the exons aTGGCAACTTGTTTCGCTCCGTTCTCCGTTTCAG TTGGTGGATCTCATGAGTTGTGGTCAACAAAGCGGGTTGGACCTAAGCTCAGTGTTCAAAGGAGATCAAGCCTTGTGATCAAGAGGAACCACACTTCTTCAATTTGTGCAGAATACCG TGATAATAGAGGAGGTGGAGGTGGCGATTTTGTTGCTGGCTTTCTTCTGGGTGGTGCAGTTTTTGGAACTCTTGCTTATATCTTTGCTCCCCAG ATCAGAAGATCTCTGCTAAACGAAGATGAGTATGGGTTTCGTAAGGCCAAAAGACCAATATATTACGATGAAGGGTTAGAG AGGACCAGGCAGACCTTGAATGAGAAGATAGGCCAACTAAATTCTGCCATTGATAATGTATCTTCCCGTTTGAGAGGTGGCAACAACGTACCTGCTGCAAAGATAGAAAGTGATCCTGAGGTGGAAGCAACCATGTGA